A genomic region of Staphylococcus roterodami contains the following coding sequences:
- the queD gene encoding 6-carboxytetrahydropterin synthase QueD, translated as MLQQIYPSTTHPYQFELNKDFNFSAAHHIPCEEAGICQNVHGHTYFVNLTIVGDKLDDTGFLVNFSHLKKMIHGKFDHQLLNNLPAFKNKIPSTEIVAETIYQIVKENLDILEHQPKCIQVFVRETPTSYVVYRPKEQV; from the coding sequence ATGTTACAACAAATATATCCAAGTACAACTCATCCATACCAGTTCGAATTAAACAAAGACTTCAATTTTTCGGCGGCGCATCACATTCCATGTGAAGAAGCTGGTATTTGTCAAAATGTTCACGGCCATACTTACTTTGTTAATTTGACAATTGTTGGTGATAAACTTGATGATACAGGTTTTTTAGTAAACTTTAGTCATTTAAAGAAGATGATACATGGTAAATTTGATCATCAATTATTAAATAACTTACCAGCTTTTAAAAATAAAATACCTTCAACAGAAATTGTTGCTGAAACGATTTATCAAATTGTAAAAGAAAATTTAGATATACTTGAGCATCAACCTAAATGTATTCAAGTGTTTGTAAGAGAAACACCTACTAGTTATGTTGTATATAGACCAAAGGAGCAGGTGTAA
- the queC gene encoding 7-cyano-7-deazaguanine synthase QueC yields MESVLNNEKAIVVFSGGQDSTTCLFYAKKHFKDVELVTFNYGQRHDTEIEVAKQIANEQGMKHHVLDMSLLSQLTPNALTQHDMEITNNEDGIPNTFVPARNLLFLSFAGALAYQIGAKHIITGVCETDFSGYPDCRDSFIKSMNVTLSLAMDKDFVIHTPLMWLNKAETWQLSDELGVLDYIRTNTLTCYNGIVGDGCGECPACQLRQRGLNQYLESKGVL; encoded by the coding sequence ATGGAAAGCGTATTAAATAATGAAAAAGCAATCGTTGTCTTTAGTGGTGGTCAAGACAGTACTACATGTCTATTTTATGCAAAAAAGCATTTTAAAGATGTAGAGCTCGTGACATTCAATTACGGACAAAGACATGATACTGAAATTGAAGTAGCAAAACAAATTGCAAATGAACAAGGAATGAAACATCACGTTTTAGATATGTCATTATTATCTCAACTCACTCCTAACGCCTTAACTCAACATGATATGGAAATCACTAACAACGAAGATGGCATACCTAATACTTTTGTACCAGCAAGAAATTTACTTTTCTTATCATTTGCAGGCGCCCTTGCATATCAAATTGGTGCAAAACATATTATTACTGGTGTTTGCGAAACTGATTTTTCAGGTTACCCAGATTGTCGTGATAGTTTTATAAAATCAATGAACGTGACTTTAAGTTTAGCTATGGATAAAGATTTTGTCATTCATACCCCATTAATGTGGTTAAACAAAGCAGAGACTTGGCAGTTAAGTGACGAGCTTGGTGTTTTAGATTATATCCGTACCAATACATTAACTTGTTACAACGGTATCGTTGGTGATGGCTGTGGTGAATGTCCAGCATGTCAATTACGTCAACGTGGATTAAATCAATATCTTGAAAGTAAAGGAGTGCTTTAA
- a CDS encoding aminodeoxychorismate/anthranilate synthase component II — MILVIDNNDSFTYNLIDYIKIQTKLPVEVIGIDSLVIEQVINLSPQAIVISPGPGKPDDYPLLYKVIKYFHKQIPILGVCLGFQCIVSFFGGRIIHSHRPVHGHTTQLQHLGVGIFEDIPQNFNVMRYHSLIAEQQSFPKCLTITATNDENIIMGLEHQSYPMYGVQYHPESILSEYGYKQIELFLAKVCENNENRI, encoded by the coding sequence ATGATTCTAGTCATAGATAACAATGATTCATTTACATATAACTTAATAGACTATATTAAGATACAAACAAAATTACCGGTTGAGGTTATAGGTATTGATTCACTTGTGATTGAACAGGTGATTAATTTATCGCCACAAGCTATCGTCATTTCACCTGGACCTGGTAAACCAGATGACTATCCTTTACTTTATAAAGTAATAAAATATTTTCATAAACAGATTCCAATTTTAGGTGTGTGTCTAGGCTTTCAATGTATCGTTTCATTTTTTGGAGGAAGAATAATACATAGCCATCGACCTGTACATGGGCATACAACACAATTGCAACATTTAGGCGTCGGTATTTTTGAAGATATTCCACAAAATTTTAATGTTATGCGTTATCATTCATTAATTGCTGAGCAACAATCGTTCCCAAAATGTTTAACTATAACTGCCACAAATGATGAGAACATCATTATGGGGTTAGAACATCAATCATACCCAATGTATGGTGTGCAATATCATCCCGAGTCTATATTGAGTGAATATGGTTATAAGCAAATTGAATTATTTTTAGCAAAGGTGTGTGAAAATAATGAAAATAGAATTTAA
- a CDS encoding anthranilate synthase component I family protein, giving the protein MKIEFNYRYYLNEHDYEQHHIQMNELVAKNIATNINEVGRVIQFAEAQQQQGNYVALYLSYEASKYFNPSMATHFQELDNIIAAAYSFGKIKKLDSNNKQNETYESNHQFSFTETSENMIANIKRVQQAIVEGETYQVNYTTRLIDEIYYPITTLYNQLTQFGNGNYTVLLDTDEVQVASISPELFFQKGNFQGTENIIISKPMKGTMPRGNSDAEDQFNYETLKLSAKDRAENVMIVDLLRNDIGRISRSGTINVYKPFFIETYNTVFQMTTMVGGTLLPNTDLLKILTALFPCGSITGAPKLNTMKYIKQLESSPRGIYCGAIGLLLPNNDQKMIFNIPIRTIEYINGQAVYGVGAGITIDSNPLDEVKEFYAKTKILEML; this is encoded by the coding sequence ATGAAAATAGAATTTAATTATCGCTATTATTTAAATGAGCATGATTATGAGCAACATCATATTCAAATGAATGAATTAGTTGCTAAAAATATAGCTACAAATATAAATGAAGTTGGTAGGGTAATTCAATTTGCTGAAGCACAACAACAGCAAGGTAATTATGTTGCGTTATATTTAAGTTACGAAGCATCGAAGTATTTTAATCCTTCAATGGCAACTCATTTTCAAGAGTTAGACAATATAATTGCGGCGGCATATAGTTTTGGAAAAATTAAAAAATTGGATTCAAATAACAAGCAAAATGAAACGTATGAATCCAATCATCAATTTTCGTTTACCGAGACATCTGAAAATATGATAGCTAATATAAAACGTGTCCAACAAGCAATCGTAGAAGGTGAAACATATCAAGTAAACTATACAACTCGATTAATAGATGAAATATATTATCCAATCACGACTTTATATAATCAGTTAACACAATTTGGTAACGGAAATTACACCGTATTGTTAGATACCGATGAAGTTCAAGTAGCATCAATTTCACCAGAATTATTTTTTCAAAAAGGGAATTTTCAAGGTACGGAGAATATCATTATTAGTAAACCAATGAAAGGTACAATGCCCCGTGGAAATTCAGATGCAGAGGACCAATTTAATTATGAAACTTTAAAATTATCTGCAAAAGATCGTGCAGAAAATGTAATGATTGTTGATTTATTGCGCAATGATATAGGTAGAATATCAAGAAGCGGGACAATTAATGTATATAAACCTTTTTTTATAGAGACGTATAATACAGTATTTCAAATGACGACTATGGTAGGCGGAACTTTATTACCGAATACCGATTTATTAAAAATTTTAACAGCACTATTTCCATGTGGCTCGATTACAGGTGCACCTAAACTCAATACAATGAAGTACATTAAACAATTAGAAAGCTCACCTCGTGGTATTTATTGTGGTGCAATTGGATTATTACTACCTAATAATGATCAAAAGATGATTTTCAATATTCCAATTCGTACCATCGAATATATAAATGGACAAGCGGTTTATGGGGTTGGAGCTGGTATAACGATTGACTCTAATCCATTGGATGAAGTTAAAGAATTTTATGCAAAGACTAAGATTTTGGAGATGTTATGA
- a CDS encoding aminotransferase class IV, with protein sequence MQLFETMKIDNGQISRVKYHTKRLKLSAQRLNFQFNEQLWHKLIDEMAFKYRTGEYRLKVILNAEGDFETIVAPLPKKNVFTSKIQTLPDSVNPIFLNNKTTERKHLDHQHETDLVLLTSTNGKVLEFDIGNIVIEENGKWYTPIYDGDFLKGCMRTYLIDQNKLTEKDFDKNELIVKYRNGEIRLFLINSLREVAVVHLCL encoded by the coding sequence ATGCAATTATTTGAAACAATGAAAATTGATAACGGTCAGATTTCAAGAGTTAAATATCATACAAAGCGTTTAAAACTTTCCGCTCAACGATTGAACTTTCAATTCAATGAGCAACTATGGCATAAACTTATCGATGAAATGGCATTTAAATATCGTACAGGGGAATATAGATTGAAAGTCATTTTGAATGCTGAAGGTGATTTTGAAACGATAGTTGCACCATTACCGAAGAAAAATGTATTTACATCTAAGATACAAACACTCCCAGATTCGGTTAATCCCATTTTTTTAAATAACAAAACGACAGAACGTAAGCATTTAGATCATCAGCATGAAACAGATTTAGTATTACTAACATCTACTAACGGTAAAGTACTTGAATTCGATATTGGAAATATAGTAATTGAAGAAAATGGTAAATGGTACACGCCCATATATGATGGAGATTTCTTGAAAGGGTGTATGCGGACTTATTTAATAGACCAAAACAAGCTAACTGAGAAAGACTTTGATAAAAATGAATTAATTGTTAAATATCGTAATGGTGAGATTCGTTTATTTCTCATAAATAGTTTGCGAGAGGTTGCCGTAGTACACCTTTGCCTTTAA
- a CDS encoding allophanate hydrolase subunit 1, with product MKIYSQGDQAIVVAIEKEVSKSLTEDLLTLRSYLVEQNYPFIIEIVPSESDMMIVYDARDMIKHHNIQSPFLYMKALIESIHLNIKHEFKQQESIEIPIVYGSNYGPDLEALLKHYKLKLESFIELHSKSQYFVSMMGYSPGFPYLTGLNKKLYVNHTSNEKKFIPAGSVVLEGKKCGIVTTDTFNDWLVIGYTPISLFNPNEKNFARLKLGDNIKFKPINKDELELGAYKDGNYN from the coding sequence ATGAAAATATATAGTCAAGGTGACCAAGCTATCGTTGTAGCAATTGAAAAAGAAGTATCTAAAAGTTTAACAGAAGATTTACTAACATTACGATCATATTTAGTTGAACAAAATTATCCATTTATTATAGAAATTGTACCTTCTGAATCAGATATGATGATTGTTTATGATGCAAGAGATATGATTAAACATCATAATATCCAGTCACCTTTTCTATATATGAAAGCGTTGATAGAATCTATTCATTTAAATATAAAACATGAATTTAAGCAACAAGAATCGATAGAAATACCTATTGTTTATGGATCAAATTATGGACCTGATTTAGAAGCGCTATTAAAACACTACAAACTGAAATTAGAATCATTTATAGAGCTACATTCCAAATCACAATATTTTGTTTCAATGATGGGATATTCACCTGGTTTCCCTTATTTAACTGGCTTAAATAAAAAATTATATGTTAATCATACGAGTAATGAGAAAAAATTTATCCCTGCTGGTTCGGTTGTCTTAGAAGGTAAAAAGTGTGGGATTGTGACTACTGATACGTTTAACGATTGGCTAGTCATTGGTTATACACCAATATCTCTTTTTAATCCGAATGAAAAAAATTTCGCGCGATTAAAATTAGGCGATAATATTAAATTCAAACCAATTAATAAGGATGAATTAGAACTGGGAGCGTATAAAGATGGCAATTATAATTGA
- a CDS encoding biotin-dependent carboxyltransferase family protein has protein sequence MAIIIEKSGLFSSFQDFGRRGYEHDGVIPCGALDTLAHEIANRLVANDKNEATLEMTNKMATIRFTEPTLIALAGGHVKAYTDKMTIVPYKLYLIDKGDVLRFKETSHTSRVYLAVGGGFELDEWLGSNSTDFNVKIGGFHGRKLQDGDEIKLKRSYTSRHHKLFENLQHTKQTDWGIDGYALSFNYMSDVFHVIKNKGTEDFKEDAIQRFVKHDYKVTSKANRMGMMLEGEKIKAFYEDMPPYQTVKKGTIQIKRDGTPIILLNDHYTLGSYPQLGTIASYHLTKLAQKPQGSRLKFQFIDILTAEKNLVKYSNWLNQLFHGIEYRMQLEMLK, from the coding sequence ATGGCAATTATAATTGAAAAAAGTGGCTTATTCAGTAGCTTTCAAGACTTTGGTAGAAGAGGATATGAGCATGACGGTGTAATTCCGTGTGGTGCACTTGATACTTTAGCACATGAAATTGCTAATCGATTAGTCGCTAATGATAAAAATGAAGCAACATTAGAAATGACGAATAAGATGGCGACGATTCGTTTTACGGAACCTACACTTATAGCATTGGCTGGTGGGCATGTTAAAGCCTACACAGATAAAATGACAATAGTGCCTTATAAATTATACTTAATTGATAAAGGGGACGTACTAAGATTTAAAGAAACAAGTCATACTTCTCGCGTTTATCTTGCAGTTGGTGGCGGATTCGAATTAGATGAATGGCTTGGTTCAAATTCTACAGATTTTAATGTGAAAATCGGTGGTTTTCATGGCAGGAAATTACAAGATGGCGATGAAATCAAACTGAAACGATCATATACATCTCGTCATCATAAACTATTCGAAAACCTTCAACACACTAAACAAACTGATTGGGGTATTGATGGATACGCGCTATCATTTAATTATATGTCTGATGTCTTTCATGTTATTAAAAATAAAGGTACTGAAGACTTTAAAGAAGATGCAATACAACGTTTTGTTAAACATGATTATAAAGTGACGAGCAAAGCGAATAGAATGGGTATGATGTTAGAAGGTGAAAAGATTAAAGCTTTTTACGAAGACATGCCTCCATATCAAACGGTAAAAAAAGGGACTATACAAATAAAGCGTGACGGTACACCAATCATCTTATTGAATGACCATTATACATTAGGTAGCTATCCGCAATTAGGTACAATAGCAAGCTACCATTTAACAAAATTAGCGCAAAAACCACAAGGTTCAAGATTGAAATTTCAATTTATAGATATTTTAACGGCTGAAAAAAATCTTGTGAAATATAGTAATTGGTTAAATCAACTATTCCACGGTATAGAATATAGAATGCAGTTAGAAATGTTGAAGTAA